A single region of the Pseudomonas sp. GGS8 genome encodes:
- a CDS encoding aldo/keto reductase family oxidoreductase yields MSKVAKAGSFLLGDRAVNRMGYGAMQLAGPNVFGPPKDPKAAIAVLREALASGVNHIDTADFYGPHVTNQLIREALHPYAENLVIVTKVGALRGSDGSWNPAQSPAELTQGVHDNLRNLGVDVLDVVNLRAMGNQQSPAEGSIEESFTTLVELQRQGLIRHLGVSNVTPSQVKQAQGIADIVCVQNHYNLSHREDETLISELGQQGIAYVPFFPLGGFTPLQSQVLSNVATRMGASPLCVALAWLLQRAPNILLIPGTSSVAHLRENLTASELVIAPDMLAELEALG; encoded by the coding sequence ATGAGCAAAGTGGCCAAAGCAGGTTCGTTCTTATTGGGCGATCGGGCGGTAAATCGTATGGGCTACGGTGCGATGCAATTGGCGGGACCTAACGTTTTTGGCCCTCCCAAGGATCCGAAAGCGGCCATTGCCGTGCTGCGTGAGGCGCTGGCGTCGGGTGTAAACCACATTGATACCGCAGATTTTTACGGCCCTCACGTGACCAACCAACTGATCCGTGAAGCTTTACACCCTTACGCTGAAAACCTGGTGATCGTGACAAAGGTCGGCGCACTCCGCGGTTCTGATGGCTCTTGGAATCCAGCGCAGAGCCCCGCCGAATTGACCCAGGGCGTGCATGACAACCTGCGCAATCTTGGTGTGGACGTACTGGATGTGGTGAACCTTAGGGCAATGGGCAACCAGCAATCGCCCGCCGAGGGGTCCATCGAGGAATCATTTACCACACTTGTAGAATTACAACGCCAGGGGCTCATTCGCCACTTGGGCGTAAGCAATGTCACGCCATCGCAGGTCAAGCAAGCGCAGGGGATCGCTGACATCGTCTGCGTGCAGAATCACTACAATCTGTCTCATCGTGAAGACGAGACACTTATTTCTGAGTTGGGTCAGCAGGGCATTGCTTATGTGCCGTTCTTTCCTCTAGGTGGTTTCACGCCGTTGCAGTCGCAAGTACTCTCGAACGTAGCGACGCGCATGGGAGCTTCACCTCTGTGCGTGGCGCTGGCGTGGCTGCTGCAACGTGCTCCTAATATCTTGTTGATTCCTGGTACTTCCTCGGTGGCACACCTTCGAGAGAATCTCACCGCGAGTGAATTGGTCATCGCGCCTGACATGCTGGCCGAGTTGGAGGCGCTGGGATAG
- a CDS encoding LysR family transcriptional regulator produces the protein MQTNIQDLLAFVAVVNAGGFREGAKSCGKSASSLSDAVRRLEARLGVRLLNRTTRSVAPTEAGARLMERIVPALGEVESALDVVNDFRDRPSGTLKLNVPASAARLVLPSIITPFLQTYPDISLEVTIEESFVDMLAAGCDAGIRYDERLEQDMIAVPIGPRLQRFATAASPAYLDARGRPEHPRDLLKHACLRGRFPSGAMPLWEYERHGETVSVDPTGPLIVRVGGAVDLTVQAAIDGLGIVYLFEDWLQPHLDSGALEPVLEPWWQSFTGPFLYYPGRRYLPSPLRAFIDFINAQRT, from the coding sequence ATGCAAACCAACATTCAAGACTTGCTGGCCTTTGTAGCAGTGGTCAACGCAGGAGGTTTCCGCGAAGGAGCCAAGTCCTGCGGTAAATCCGCTTCAAGCCTCAGTGACGCGGTGCGACGCCTGGAAGCCAGGCTAGGTGTGAGGCTGCTCAATCGCACCACCCGGAGCGTGGCTCCGACTGAAGCTGGCGCAAGGCTGATGGAACGCATCGTGCCCGCATTGGGCGAAGTCGAGTCGGCTCTTGATGTGGTGAACGACTTCCGCGACCGCCCCTCGGGCACCCTCAAGCTGAATGTTCCTGCCAGCGCCGCAAGACTTGTGCTGCCGTCGATCATTACCCCCTTCCTGCAAACCTATCCCGACATCAGCCTGGAAGTGACGATCGAGGAGAGCTTCGTCGACATGCTTGCGGCAGGTTGTGACGCGGGTATTCGTTACGATGAACGCCTTGAGCAGGACATGATTGCAGTCCCCATCGGCCCACGACTTCAACGCTTCGCGACGGCCGCATCACCGGCTTATCTCGATGCCAGAGGTCGACCAGAGCACCCACGAGATCTGTTGAAACACGCATGCCTGCGGGGCAGATTTCCGAGTGGCGCGATGCCGCTCTGGGAGTACGAACGTCATGGCGAAACCGTGAGCGTGGACCCGACTGGGCCGTTGATTGTCAGGGTGGGAGGCGCCGTGGACCTGACTGTTCAGGCTGCGATTGATGGGCTGGGTATCGTCTACCTGTTTGAGGACTGGCTTCAGCCCCATCTGGACAGTGGGGCACTTGAACCGGTGCTGGAACCATGGTGGCAGAGCTTTACCGGGCCGTTTCTCTATTACCCTGGTAGACGCTATCTGCCCTCGCCTCTGAGGGCATTTATAGACTTTATCAATGCCCAGCGAACGTAG
- a CDS encoding MerR family transcriptional regulator, translating to MLEPSHNDELPVIPGKRYFTIGEVSELCAVKPHVLRYWEQEFPQLNPVKRRGNRRYYQRQDVLMIRQIRALLYDQGFTIGGARLRLSGDEAKDDTTQYKQMIRQMIAELEDVLVVLKK from the coding sequence ATGCTGGAACCAAGTCATAACGACGAACTACCCGTCATCCCGGGCAAACGCTACTTCACCATTGGTGAAGTCAGCGAGCTGTGTGCGGTAAAACCACACGTGCTGCGCTATTGGGAGCAGGAGTTTCCTCAACTCAACCCCGTCAAACGCCGCGGAAACCGCCGGTATTATCAGCGCCAGGACGTGCTGATGATCCGGCAGATCCGCGCGCTTCTTTACGATCAGGGGTTCACCATCGGCGGCGCACGCTTGCGTTTGTCCGGCGATGAAGCCAAAGACGACACCACCCAATACAAACAAATGATCCGCCAGATGATCGCCGAGCTGGAAGATGTTCTGGTAGTCCTCAAGAAATAA
- the ihfA gene encoding integration host factor subunit alpha gives MGALTKAEMAERLYEELGLNKREAKELVELFFEEIRHALEDNEQVKLSGFGNFDLRDKRQRPGRNPKTGEEIPITARRVVTFRPGQKLKARVEAYAGTKS, from the coding sequence ATGGGGGCTTTGACGAAAGCTGAGATGGCGGAACGTCTGTACGAAGAGCTGGGCCTGAACAAGCGGGAGGCCAAGGAATTGGTCGAACTGTTTTTCGAAGAAATCAGGCACGCGCTCGAAGACAACGAACAAGTCAAATTGTCCGGTTTCGGCAATTTCGACCTTCGGGACAAACGCCAGCGGCCTGGCCGCAATCCAAAAACGGGAGAAGAAATCCCGATCACGGCTCGCCGTGTGGTCACCTTTCGTCCAGGGCAGAAGTTGAAGGCCCGAGTTGAGGCTTATGCTGGAACCAAGTCATAA
- the pheT gene encoding phenylalanine--tRNA ligase subunit beta → MKFSEQWLRGWVSPQVNRDELVARLSMAGLEVDSVTPAAGEFSGVVVGEVLSTEQHPDADKLRVCQVSSGAETFQVVCGAPNVRPGLKIPFAMIGAELPGDFKIKKAKLRGVESNGMLCSQAELQIGEGNDGLMELPADAPVGQDIREYLNLEDASIEVDLTPNRGDCLSLAGLAREVGALYAAAVVRPTVASVPAVHDEVRSIEVLAPNACPRYLGRVIRNVDLSKPTPLWMVERLRRADVRSIDAAVDITNYVMLELGQPLHAFDLAEINGGIRVRMAEEGEKLVLLDGQEVSLRSDTLVIADHTRALAIAGVMGGEHSGVNTATTRDIFLESAFFDQIAVAGKARSYGLHTDASHRYERGVDWKLAREAMERATGLLLDITGGEAGPIVETVSEQHLPSIAPITLRAQRITQMLGMEMDSAEVERLLSALGLTITADGAGQWRVEVPSFRFDISLEVDLIEELARLYGYNRLPVRYPQARLAPQAKAEARSDLPELRRLLVARGYQEAITYSFIDPKQFELFNPGVEPLLLANPISNDMAAMRSSLWPGLVKALQHNLNRQQDRVRLFESGLRFVGQLEGLKQEPMLAGVVCGSRLPEGWAQGRDVVDFFDVKADVEAVLGFAGALDAFTFVPGKHPALHPGQTARVERDGRLVGYVGAIHPELSKTLGLDRPVFVFELVLVEVALGKMPKFSELSRFPEVRRDLALIAATDVAASAVLDVIRENAGEWLTDLRLFDVYQGKGIDPDRKSLAVGLTWQHPSRTLNDDEVNTATQNILTSLEQRLNATLRK, encoded by the coding sequence ATGAAATTCAGTGAACAATGGCTGCGTGGCTGGGTAAGCCCGCAGGTAAATCGCGACGAGCTGGTTGCTCGTCTGTCGATGGCCGGTCTTGAGGTCGATAGCGTTACGCCGGCCGCCGGTGAATTCAGTGGCGTGGTAGTGGGCGAGGTGCTGAGCACCGAGCAACACCCGGACGCCGACAAGCTGCGCGTTTGCCAGGTCAGCAGTGGCGCGGAGACCTTCCAGGTTGTGTGCGGTGCGCCAAACGTGCGCCCGGGCCTGAAGATCCCGTTCGCGATGATCGGTGCCGAACTGCCAGGCGATTTCAAAATCAAGAAAGCCAAGCTGCGTGGCGTTGAATCCAACGGCATGCTGTGCTCCCAGGCTGAACTGCAAATTGGCGAAGGTAACGACGGCCTGATGGAATTGCCGGCCGATGCGCCGGTCGGTCAGGACATTCGTGAATACCTGAACCTGGAAGACGCCAGCATCGAGGTCGACCTGACCCCGAACCGCGGTGACTGCCTGTCTTTGGCCGGTCTGGCCCGTGAGGTCGGTGCGCTTTATGCCGCCGCGGTGGTGCGCCCGACTGTTGCCAGCGTTCCTGCCGTGCACGACGAAGTGCGTTCGATCGAAGTGCTGGCGCCAAACGCTTGCCCGCGTTACCTGGGTCGTGTGATCCGTAACGTTGATTTGTCCAAGCCTACGCCACTGTGGATGGTTGAGCGCCTGCGTCGCGCCGACGTGCGCAGCATCGACGCCGCCGTCGACATCACCAACTATGTGATGCTGGAACTGGGTCAACCGCTGCACGCATTCGATCTCGCCGAAATCAATGGCGGCATCCGCGTGCGCATGGCCGAAGAAGGCGAGAAGCTGGTACTGCTCGACGGTCAGGAAGTCAGCCTGCGTAGCGATACGCTGGTGATCGCCGACCACACCCGCGCCTTGGCGATCGCCGGCGTCATGGGGGGCGAGCACAGTGGCGTCAACACCGCGACCACGCGCGATATTTTCCTGGAAAGCGCGTTCTTCGACCAGATTGCCGTCGCTGGCAAGGCGCGTTCCTACGGCCTGCACACCGACGCTTCGCATCGCTACGAGCGTGGCGTGGACTGGAAGCTGGCCCGTGAAGCCATGGAGCGCGCCACTGGCCTGCTGCTGGACATCACCGGGGGCGAAGCCGGCCCGATCGTCGAAACCGTCAGCGAGCAGCACTTGCCGTCGATCGCACCGATCACTCTGCGTGCCCAACGCATCACTCAGATGCTGGGCATGGAAATGGATTCGGCCGAAGTCGAGCGTCTGCTCAGCGCTTTGGGCCTGACCATTACTGCCGATGGGGCAGGGCAGTGGCGCGTTGAAGTGCCAAGCTTCCGTTTCGATATCAGCCTGGAAGTCGACCTGATCGAAGAGCTGGCCCGTCTGTACGGTTACAACCGTCTGCCGGTTCGCTACCCGCAAGCCCGTCTGGCGCCACAAGCCAAAGCTGAAGCGCGCAGCGATCTGCCTGAACTGCGTCGTCTGCTGGTGGCCCGTGGTTATCAGGAAGCGATCACCTACAGCTTCATCGATCCGAAACAATTCGAGTTGTTTAATCCGGGTGTCGAGCCGCTGCTGCTGGCTAACCCGATTTCCAACGACATGGCAGCCATGCGTTCGTCCCTGTGGCCGGGCCTGGTCAAGGCGCTTCAGCACAACCTGAACCGTCAGCAGGATCGCGTCCGCCTGTTCGAAAGCGGCCTGCGCTTCGTCGGTCAGCTGGAAGGCCTGAAGCAAGAGCCGATGCTGGCTGGTGTGGTGTGCGGTAGCCGTCTGCCGGAAGGCTGGGCGCAAGGTCGCGATGTTGTGGATTTCTTCGACGTCAAAGCCGATGTTGAAGCGGTGCTGGGCTTCGCCGGTGCACTGGACGCGTTCACGTTCGTGCCGGGTAAACACCCTGCGTTGCACCCGGGTCAAACCGCGCGCGTCGAGCGTGATGGTCGTCTGGTCGGCTACGTCGGTGCTATCCACCCTGAATTGTCGAAAACCCTCGGTCTCGACCGTCCGGTCTTCGTTTTCGAGCTGGTACTGGTCGAAGTGGCGTTGGGGAAAATGCCAAAATTCAGCGAGTTGTCGCGCTTTCCTGAAGTGCGTCGTGACTTGGCATTGATTGCGGCCACGGACGTGGCGGCCAGTGCTGTGCTGGATGTAATCCGTGAAAATGCAGGCGAATGGCTCACGGACCTCAGGCTATTTGACGTGTATCAGGGTAAAGGCATTGATCCTGATAGAAAAAGCCTTGCGGTCGGCTTGACCTGGCAGCATCCATCGCGCACTCTTAATGACGATGAGGTGAATACCGCAACGCAAAACATCCTCACCTCGCTCGAACAAAGGTTGAACGCCACGTTAAGGAAGTGA
- the pheS gene encoding phenylalanine--tRNA ligase subunit alpha — MENLDALVSQALEAVQSAEDINALEQIRVHYLGKKGELTQVMKTLGNLPAEERPQVGALINVAKERVTEVLNARKALFEEADLAAKLAAESIDVTLPGRGQTSGGLHPVTRTLERIEQFFTHIGYGIAEGPEVEDDYHNFEALNIPGHHPARSMHDTFYFNANMLLRTHTSPVQVRTMESKQPPIRIVCPGRVYRSDSDITHSPMFHQVEGLLVDRDINFADLKGTIEEFLRVFFEKELAVRFRPSYFPFTEPSAEVDMECVMCSGKGCRVCKQTGWLEVMGCGMVHPNVLRMSGIDPEEFSGFAFGMGVERLAMLRYGVNDLRLFFDNDLRFLAQFR, encoded by the coding sequence ATGGAAAACCTGGATGCGCTCGTCTCTCAAGCACTAGAGGCTGTGCAAAGCGCTGAAGATATCAATGCCCTGGAGCAAATCCGGGTTCACTACCTTGGCAAAAAGGGTGAATTGACTCAGGTGATGAAGACCCTGGGGAATTTGCCGGCAGAAGAGCGTCCACAAGTCGGTGCGCTGATCAACGTTGCCAAGGAGCGTGTCACAGAGGTTCTCAATGCGCGCAAGGCGTTGTTCGAGGAGGCCGATCTTGCGGCCAAGCTCGCCGCCGAATCCATTGACGTGACCCTGCCTGGCCGCGGCCAGACCTCAGGCGGTCTGCATCCGGTTACCCGGACTCTGGAACGTATCGAGCAGTTCTTCACCCACATCGGCTACGGCATTGCCGAAGGCCCTGAGGTCGAAGACGATTACCACAACTTTGAAGCGCTCAACATCCCAGGCCATCACCCGGCCCGGTCGATGCATGACACCTTCTATTTCAATGCCAACATGTTGCTGCGCACCCATACCTCGCCGGTACAGGTCCGCACCATGGAATCGAAACAGCCGCCGATCCGCATCGTCTGCCCAGGCCGTGTGTACCGTAGCGACTCCGATATCACCCACTCGCCGATGTTTCACCAGGTCGAAGGCCTGCTGGTCGACCGCGATATCAACTTCGCCGACCTGAAAGGGACCATCGAAGAGTTCCTGCGCGTGTTCTTCGAAAAAGAGCTGGCCGTGCGTTTCCGTCCTTCGTACTTCCCGTTCACCGAGCCATCCGCTGAAGTCGACATGGAATGCGTGATGTGCAGCGGTAAAGGCTGCCGTGTCTGCAAGCAGACTGGCTGGCTGGAAGTCATGGGCTGCGGCATGGTTCACCCGAACGTGCTGCGTATGTCCGGGATCGACCCGGAAGAGTTTTCGGGCTTTGCCTTCGGCATGGGCGTTGAGCGTCTGGCCATGCTGCGTTACGGCGTGAACGACTTGCGTCTGTTCTTCGACAACGACTTGCGGTTCCTCGCGCAATTTCGCTAG
- the rplT gene encoding 50S ribosomal protein L20, with protein sequence MARVKRGVIARKRHKKILKLAKGYYGARSRVFRVAKQAVIKAGQYAYRDRRQKKRQFRALWIARINAGARINGLSYSRFIAGLKKASIEIDRKVLADLAVNEKAAFAAIVEKAKATLA encoded by the coding sequence ATGGCTCGTGTAAAGCGTGGCGTCATTGCCCGTAAACGTCACAAAAAAATTCTGAAACTTGCTAAAGGCTACTACGGCGCTCGCTCGCGCGTATTCCGTGTTGCCAAGCAAGCGGTAATCAAGGCAGGCCAATACGCCTACCGTGACCGTCGTCAGAAAAAACGTCAGTTCCGCGCTCTGTGGATCGCTCGTATCAACGCTGGTGCACGTATCAACGGTCTGTCCTACAGCCGTTTCATCGCCGGCCTGAAAAAAGCGTCCATCGAGATCGACCGTAAGGTTCTGGCTGATCTGGCAGTGAACGAAAAAGCGGCGTTTGCTGCGATTGTCGAGAAAGCTAAAGCCACCTTGGCTTAA
- the rpmI gene encoding 50S ribosomal protein L35 — MPKMKTKSGAAKRFLKTANGIKHKHAFKSHILTKMSTKRKRQLRGSSLLHPSDVAKVERMLRLR, encoded by the coding sequence ATGCCAAAAATGAAAACGAAAAGTGGTGCTGCTAAGCGGTTTTTGAAAACTGCTAACGGTATCAAGCACAAGCACGCTTTCAAGAGCCACATCCTGACTAAAATGTCGACCAAGCGTAAGCGTCAACTGCGCGGTAGCAGCTTGCTGCATCCGTCTGACGTGGCAAAAGTCGAGCGCATGCTGCGCCTTCGTTAA
- the infC gene encoding translation initiation factor IF-3 gives MTIKREMRQDKRAAPKAPINENISAREVRLIGAEGEQLGIVSIEDALLKAEEAKLDLVEISADAVPPVCKLMDYGKSIFEKKKQIAAAKKNQKQIQVKEIKFRPGTEEGDYQVKLRNLVRFLSDGDRAKVSLRFRGREMAHQELGMELLKRVEGDLLEYGSVEQHPKMEGRQLIMVIAPKKKK, from the coding sequence ATTACTATTAAGCGTGAAATGAGACAAGATAAACGAGCTGCACCGAAAGCCCCGATCAACGAGAATATCTCGGCACGCGAGGTTCGGTTAATTGGGGCTGAAGGTGAACAGCTTGGGATTGTGTCAATTGAAGACGCGCTTCTTAAGGCTGAAGAGGCCAAACTGGATTTGGTGGAAATTTCCGCCGATGCAGTACCCCCTGTTTGCAAACTGATGGACTACGGCAAATCGATCTTCGAAAAGAAGAAGCAGATTGCTGCGGCCAAGAAAAACCAGAAGCAGATTCAGGTTAAAGAAATCAAGTTTCGTCCAGGGACGGAGGAAGGGGATTACCAGGTAAAACTGCGCAACCTGGTACGTTTCCTGAGTGACGGGGACAGGGCCAAGGTATCCTTGCGATTCCGCGGCCGTGAGATGGCCCACCAGGAGCTGGGGATGGAACTCCTCAAGCGAGTTGAAGGTGACTTGCTCGAGTACGGTTCGGTCGAACAGCATCCTAAGATGGAAGGACGCCAGCTGATCATGGTCATCGCCCCGAAAAAGAAGAAGTAA
- the thrS gene encoding threonine--tRNA ligase, which yields MPTITLPDGSQRSFDHPVSVAEVAASIGAGLAKATVAGKVDGKLVDASDIISSDASLQIITPKDEEGLEIIRHSCAHLVGHAVKQLYPTAKMVIGPVIEEGFYYDIAFERPFTPDDLAAIEQRMQQLIEKDYDVIKKVTPRAEVIEVFKARGEDYKLRLVEDMPNEQAMGLYYHEEYVDMCRGPHVPNTRFLKSFKLTKLSGAYWRGDAKNEQLQRVYGTAWADKKQLAAYIQRIEEAEKRDHRKIGKRLGLFHTQEESPGMVFWHPNGWTLYQVLEQYMRKVQRDNGYLEIKTPQVVDRSLWEKSGHWANYADNMFTTQSENRDYAIKPMNCPCHVQVFNQGLKSYRELPMRLAEFGACHRNEPSGALHGIMRVRAFTQDDAHIFCTEEQMQAESAAFIKLTMDVYADFGFKEVEMKLSTRPEKRVGSDELWDRAEAALAAALDSAGLPYDLQPGEGAFYGPKIEFSLKDCLGRVWQCGTLQLDFNLPVRLGAEYVSEDNSRKHPVMLHRAILGSFERFVGILIEHYEGAFPAWLAPTQAVIMNITDKQADFAAQVEKTLNESGFRAKSDLRNEKIGFKIREHTLLKVPYLLVIGDREVEMQTVAVRTREGADLGSMPVAQFAEFLAQAVSRRGRPDSE from the coding sequence ATGCCAACTATTACTCTTCCCGACGGCAGTCAACGTTCATTCGATCACCCGGTTTCCGTAGCCGAGGTCGCCGCATCCATCGGTGCCGGTCTGGCCAAGGCCACCGTGGCCGGTAAAGTCGATGGCAAGCTGGTCGACGCCAGCGACATCATCAGCAGCGACGCTTCGCTGCAAATCATTACGCCAAAGGATGAAGAGGGGCTGGAGATCATTCGCCACTCTTGCGCCCACCTGGTTGGCCACGCGGTCAAGCAGCTGTACCCGACGGCCAAGATGGTCATCGGTCCGGTCATCGAAGAAGGCTTCTATTACGACATCGCCTTCGAGCGTCCTTTCACGCCCGACGACCTGGCCGCCATCGAACAGCGCATGCAGCAGCTGATCGAAAAAGATTACGACGTGATCAAGAAAGTCACTCCGCGCGCCGAAGTGATCGAAGTGTTCAAGGCGCGTGGCGAAGACTACAAACTGCGCCTGGTCGAAGACATGCCGAACGAGCAGGCCATGGGCCTGTACTATCACGAAGAATACGTCGACATGTGCCGCGGTCCGCACGTGCCGAACACGCGTTTCCTGAAATCCTTCAAGTTGACCAAGCTGTCCGGCGCCTACTGGCGTGGCGATGCCAAGAACGAGCAATTGCAGCGCGTTTACGGCACCGCGTGGGCGGACAAGAAGCAGCTGGCGGCTTACATCCAGCGCATCGAAGAAGCTGAAAAGCGCGATCACCGCAAGATCGGCAAGCGTCTGGGCCTGTTCCACACCCAGGAAGAATCGCCGGGCATGGTGTTCTGGCACCCGAACGGCTGGACGCTGTACCAGGTGCTCGAGCAGTACATGCGCAAGGTTCAGCGCGACAACGGTTACCTGGAGATCAAGACTCCACAAGTCGTTGACCGCAGCCTGTGGGAGAAATCCGGGCACTGGGCCAACTACGCCGACAACATGTTCACCACGCAGTCGGAAAACCGCGACTACGCCATCAAGCCGATGAACTGCCCGTGCCACGTGCAGGTGTTCAATCAGGGCCTGAAAAGCTACCGCGAGCTGCCAATGCGTCTGGCCGAGTTCGGTGCCTGCCACCGTAACGAACCATCGGGTGCGTTGCACGGCATCATGCGCGTTCGCGCCTTCACTCAGGACGATGCTCACATCTTCTGTACTGAAGAGCAGATGCAGGCCGAATCCGCCGCGTTCATCAAACTGACCATGGACGTCTATGCCGACTTCGGCTTTAAAGAAGTCGAAATGAAGCTGTCCACTCGTCCGGAAAAACGCGTCGGTTCCGACGAGCTGTGGGATCGCGCCGAAGCGGCATTGGCCGCAGCCCTTGATAGCGCGGGCCTGCCGTATGATCTGCAGCCGGGCGAGGGTGCGTTCTACGGTCCGAAGATCGAGTTCTCGCTGAAAGATTGCCTCGGCCGTGTCTGGCAGTGTGGTACCCTTCAGCTCGATTTTAACCTGCCTGTCCGTCTGGGAGCCGAATACGTCTCTGAAGACAACAGTCGCAAGCACCCGGTGATGTTGCACCGGGCGATCCTCGGCTCCTTCGAACGTTTCGTCGGGATCCTGATCGAGCACTACGAGGGAGCATTCCCCGCGTGGCTGGCGCCGACCCAGGCAGTGATCATGAACATCACTGACAAACAGGCCGATTTTGCCGCTCAGGTTGAAAAAACTCTCAACGAAAGCGGATTTCGTGCCAAGTCTGACTTGAGAAATGAAAAGATCGGCTTTAAAATCCGCGAGCATACTTTGCTCAAGGTTCCCTATCTCTTGGTTATCGGAGATCGGGAAGTCGAGATGCAGACTGTCGCTGTGCGTACTCGTGAAGGTGCTGACCTGGGCTCGATGCCCGTCGCCCAGTTCGCTGAGTTTCTCGCGCAAGCGGTTTCCCGGCGTGGTCGCCCAGATTCGGAGTAA
- a CDS encoding cold-shock protein codes for MSNRQTGTVKWFNDEKGFGFITPQGGGDDLFVHFKAIESDGFKSLKEGQTVSFVAEKGQKGMQAAQVRPE; via the coding sequence ATGTCTAATCGCCAAACCGGCACCGTTAAATGGTTCAACGATGAAAAAGGCTTCGGCTTCATCACTCCTCAAGGTGGCGGTGACGACCTGTTCGTACACTTCAAAGCTATCGAAAGCGACGGTTTCAAAAGCCTGAAAGAAGGCCAAACCGTTTCCTTCGTGGCTGAGAAAGGCCAAAAGGGTATGCAAGCTGCACAAGTTCGCCCAGAGTAA